In Capsicum annuum cultivar UCD-10X-F1 chromosome 11, UCD10Xv1.1, whole genome shotgun sequence, one genomic interval encodes:
- the LOC107846802 gene encoding LOW QUALITY PROTEIN: probable isoprenylcysteine alpha-carbonyl methylesterase ICMEL1 (The sequence of the model RefSeq protein was modified relative to this genomic sequence to represent the inferred CDS: substituted 1 base at 1 genomic stop codon), translating into MFSDHLSLFRVGYRWIVALGCYAVLLISGFIQVGYYYFYSSQVHRGVVYGDQPRNRHDLYLPKNMNGPKPVVAFVTGGAWIIGYKAWGSLLGQQLSERDIIVACIDYRNFPQGTISDMVKDASQGISFICNKIAEYGGDPNRIYLMGQSAGAHIAACTLLEQAIKEADAEQRASWSVSQVKAYFGLSGGYNFLKLIDHFHSRGLYRSILLSIMEGEQGLRXYSPEVMAQDPNAKNAVSLLPPIVLFHGTADYSIPCDSRFEPPLYVLIYCCYNCPAYNSVTKYRNVFFLGLTKMEGFHIN; encoded by the exons ATGTTCTCTGATCATCTATCTTTATTCAGGGTAGGCTACAGATGGATTGTTGCCCTTGGCTGTTATGCTGTGCTACTTATATCTGGTTTTATTCAAG TTGGATATTACTATTTCTATTCCAGTCAAGTGCATAGAGGCGTTGTTTATGGTGATCAACCGAGAAATAG GCATGATCTGTATCTGCCAAAAAACATGAACGGGCCAAAACCAGTTGTTGCATTTGTAACAGGTGGAGCATGGATCATTGG CTACAAAGCTTGGGGTTCTCTTCTAGGGCAACAATTGTCAGAAAGAGACATCATCGTGGCATGCATTGATTACAG AAATTTTCCTCAAGGAACAATTAGTGACATGGTTAAGGATGCTTCTCAAGGTATCTCCTTTATTTGCAACAAGATTGCTGAATATGGAGGTGATCCTAACAG AATTTACTTGATGGGGCAATCCGCTGGTGCACATATTGCTGCATGTACTCTCTTGGAGCAGGCAATCAAGGAGGCTGATGCGGAACAGAGAGCTTCCTGGAGTGTCTCCCAAGTAAAGGCGTATTTTGGTCTATCTGGCGG GTAtaatttccttaagcttattgATCACTTCCATAGCCGAGGTTTGTACCGTTCAATTTTGTTAAG CATCATGGAAGGGGAACAAGGTCTAAGATGATACTCACCAGAAGTAATGGCACAGGACCCAAACGCTAAAAATGCTGTTTCTCTTCTTCCTCCTATTGTCCTTTTCCATGGCACTGCAGATTATTCCATTCCATGTGATTCCAGGTTTGAACCTCCCCTTTATGTACTTATTTACTGTTGCTATAACTGCCCCGCGTACAATTCAgttactaaatatagaaatgtGTTCTTTCTGGGATTGACTAAAATGGAAGGgtttcacataaattga